From one Pedobacter faecalis genomic stretch:
- a CDS encoding FMN-dependent NADH-azoreductase, which produces MKTILHLTSSPRQEASVSISLGKAIVEQLQQRYPESRVEEVDLLQRNIPHLNAQHLKSFFTPTEQLTAADQEAIRHSDNAINQLMAADLIVIGAPMYNFTIHSSLKAWIDHITRAGKTFKYGEHGPEGLVKNKKIYLAVASGGVYTEGPYQPYDFVVPYLKSMLGFLGMTDVTVYRAEGLNIPGIQDHALEKAVAEISV; this is translated from the coding sequence ATGAAAACAATTCTTCATTTAACTTCAAGTCCCCGTCAGGAGGCCTCAGTGAGTATCAGTTTAGGTAAAGCAATCGTAGAGCAGCTCCAGCAAAGGTATCCGGAGAGCAGGGTAGAAGAGGTTGATCTTCTGCAGCGGAATATCCCTCATCTTAACGCCCAGCATCTGAAATCTTTTTTTACGCCAACGGAGCAGCTTACTGCGGCCGATCAGGAAGCCATACGGCATTCTGATAATGCAATCAATCAGCTAATGGCGGCTGATCTTATTGTTATCGGCGCTCCGATGTATAATTTTACCATCCATTCGTCGCTAAAGGCCTGGATCGACCACATCACGCGCGCGGGCAAGACCTTTAAATATGGGGAGCACGGACCTGAAGGCCTGGTTAAAAATAAGAAGATCTATCTCGCCGTGGCTTCCGGCGGAGTTTACACTGAGGGTCCTTATCAGCCGTACGACTTTGTCGTTCCTTACCTGAAATCCATGCTTGGCTTTTTGGGAATGACTGATGTTACGGTATACAGAGCAGAGGGTCTCAATATTCCCGGAATACAGGATCATGCGCTGGAAAAAGCAGTTGCTGAAATAAGTGTTTAA
- a CDS encoding winged helix-turn-helix transcriptional regulator, whose amino-acid sequence MENHEQCTASANYISDALYVLGGKWKLAIIFSLTESPRRFGELQKILKRIGPKMLAKELKELELNEFVVRRVYDDTPQRIVYEATAYSESLSHVLSELRDWGMQHREKIKQSMRKTS is encoded by the coding sequence ATGGAAAATCACGAACAATGCACCGCCAGCGCTAACTATATCAGCGACGCCCTATACGTATTGGGCGGTAAATGGAAACTGGCCATTATATTTTCGCTGACCGAATCTCCCCGACGGTTTGGAGAACTGCAAAAGATCCTTAAAAGGATCGGCCCAAAGATGCTTGCCAAAGAATTAAAGGAACTTGAACTAAATGAATTTGTGGTGCGCCGGGTGTATGACGACACACCACAAAGAATCGTTTATGAAGCAACCGCATACAGCGAGTCGCTATCACATGTTCTTTCCGAACTGCGCGACTGGGGCATGCAGCACCGGGAAAAGATCAAGCAAAGTATGCGAAAGACATCCTAG
- a CDS encoding helix-turn-helix domain-containing protein: protein METIKKQAHLGRKISRIRELRGIKQEALAAELGVSQQTVSRMEASELVEEELLQRVAKVLGVPVEGIKNFSEENVLNIISNTFTSNDTSTLNAINVQPTFNPLDKLMQVIEENKALYERLLKSEQEKVEILKQQLK, encoded by the coding sequence ATGGAAACCATCAAAAAGCAAGCGCACCTGGGCAGAAAGATCAGCCGCATTCGCGAACTCAGGGGTATAAAACAAGAAGCTCTTGCAGCAGAATTAGGTGTGAGTCAGCAGACGGTTTCCAGAATGGAGGCTAGTGAATTGGTGGAAGAAGAATTGTTGCAAAGGGTAGCGAAAGTGCTAGGCGTACCAGTAGAAGGGATTAAGAATTTTAGTGAAGAAAATGTACTTAACATTATCTCGAACACTTTTACGAGCAATGACACTTCTACGCTGAATGCGATAAATGTTCAACCAACCTTCAACCCTCTTGACAAGCTGATGCAAGTGATTGAAGAAAACAAAGCGCTATACGAACGCCTACTCAAAAGTGAGCAGGAGAAAGTTGAAATACTAAAGCAGCAGCTGAAGTAG
- a CDS encoding alpha/beta fold hydrolase gives MPGRIYFISGLGADRRAFQRLRFPPDYELVYLDWITPKTEESLENYALRLSNAIDTRKPFYLVGLSFGGMLATEIAKRLQPNKTFIISSVPTSKSLPWYYKFAGKLKLHQLISQFAKRTNPVTYALFGLKKRSEKNLLDQIIADTDINFLKWALSAILKWRNEIKPADLIHIHGTADNILPVKFTQPDRIIVGGGHLMVYTHAQEITNIIVGS, from the coding sequence ATGCCTGGCAGGATATACTTCATAAGTGGTCTTGGTGCAGACAGACGGGCATTTCAGAGATTAAGGTTTCCTCCAGATTACGAGTTGGTTTATCTGGATTGGATAACCCCTAAAACAGAAGAATCCTTAGAAAATTACGCTCTTCGATTATCAAATGCAATTGACACTCGCAAACCATTCTATCTAGTCGGTCTCTCATTTGGTGGAATGCTTGCAACTGAGATCGCTAAAAGACTTCAACCCAACAAAACTTTTATAATTTCCAGTGTCCCAACTTCAAAAAGTCTCCCCTGGTATTACAAATTCGCGGGAAAGCTTAAGCTACATCAATTGATCTCTCAATTTGCAAAAAGAACAAATCCGGTGACCTATGCTCTTTTTGGCCTGAAAAAACGCTCTGAAAAAAACCTGCTCGACCAAATCATCGCAGATACAGACATCAACTTTTTAAAGTGGGCACTTTCAGCAATATTGAAGTGGCGAAATGAAATAAAACCGGCTGATTTGATTCATATTCACGGCACAGCAGATAACATCTTGCCTGTCAAATTCACACAGCCAGACAGGATCATCGTCGGTGGCGGGCATCTCATGGTTTACACGCATGCTCAAGAGATCACAAATATTATAGTCGGCAGTTAA
- a CDS encoding DUF2927 domain-containing protein, whose protein sequence is MKLKKRTMALAVILAAVLTFLGTKMSMNIEAKEILHKERRNQEIMNYFNDICIGAEHGWAPPVTHKFRENAKIYVVEAAQYGRQMKFIDSVIFAFNELPTDGFKMELTDDLASANVQVYIVTLENARRVKGFENLSSDHLGCFVPKTEGHSILSSTIYVNADISILQQKAVLLEELVQAMGFWQDSPLYTNSVFYAYKGAEKIHTLKLSELDKQVIRLLYHPKMKVGLHKPRTVEVMREILEEGI, encoded by the coding sequence ATGAAACTAAAAAAGCGCACAATGGCATTGGCGGTTATTTTAGCCGCGGTGCTGACCTTCCTAGGTACTAAAATGTCGATGAATATTGAAGCGAAAGAAATACTTCATAAGGAGCGTAGGAACCAGGAAATAATGAATTATTTCAATGATATCTGCATAGGGGCTGAACATGGTTGGGCCCCTCCGGTAACGCATAAGTTTAGGGAAAACGCTAAAATTTATGTGGTAGAGGCGGCTCAATACGGCAGGCAGATGAAATTCATCGACTCTGTTATATTTGCATTTAATGAACTTCCTACTGACGGTTTCAAAATGGAACTCACGGACGATTTAGCTTCCGCAAATGTTCAGGTATATATAGTCACCCTGGAGAATGCCAGACGGGTCAAGGGATTTGAGAATCTTAGCTCTGACCACCTGGGATGTTTTGTTCCAAAGACTGAGGGACACTCCATCCTTAGTTCAACTATATACGTTAATGCTGATATATCGATCCTACAGCAAAAAGCAGTGCTTTTAGAAGAGCTGGTGCAAGCTATGGGATTTTGGCAAGATTCACCGCTTTATACCAATAGCGTTTTTTATGCATATAAGGGTGCCGAAAAGATTCATACCCTTAAATTATCGGAACTGGACAAGCAGGTTATCCGCTTATTGTACCATCCCAAAATGAAAGTAGGGTTGCATAAACCACGAACTGTCGAAGTGATGAGGGAGATTTTAGAAGAAGGAATTTAA
- a CDS encoding DUF2927 domain-containing protein, with protein MDLEIKEMILKEREDHEIMSYFNDICIGDEYNMAKPVTRKFKSNARIYVVNSNLFGEQMQFIDSVLVEFNKLPTDGFKMELTNDSASASVHVYIMSVERAKRVEGFKNLTSESFGHFTVNAKGNNTYITDSQVFIAETEPLIKQKVLLMQELMNAVGLLYVSPLYVKSIFYEFKHQSKFNTLQFSEQDKKIISLLYHPKMKAGLNKLKTVKVMREIMN; from the coding sequence ATGGATTTGGAAATCAAGGAGATGATTCTGAAGGAAAGGGAAGATCACGAAATCATGAGTTATTTCAACGACATCTGCATTGGAGATGAGTATAACATGGCTAAGCCGGTTACGCGGAAGTTTAAGAGTAACGCCAGAATTTATGTGGTAAACTCAAATCTGTTCGGTGAGCAGATGCAATTTATAGATTCTGTTCTGGTTGAATTTAATAAGCTGCCGACCGATGGCTTTAAGATGGAACTAACAAATGATTCGGCCTCCGCTAGTGTTCATGTATACATTATGTCGGTCGAGAGGGCTAAACGTGTAGAGGGTTTTAAGAATCTTACCTCTGAGTCGTTTGGCCATTTTACAGTAAATGCCAAAGGAAATAATACCTATATAACGGACTCCCAGGTCTTCATTGCCGAAACAGAGCCATTAATAAAGCAAAAAGTACTACTGATGCAAGAGTTAATGAACGCGGTTGGTCTTCTGTATGTTTCTCCACTTTATGTAAAAAGCATCTTCTATGAATTTAAACACCAATCGAAATTCAATACACTTCAGTTCTCCGAACAGGATAAGAAGATTATTAGCCTTTTATACCATCCGAAAATGAAGGCCGGATTAAATAAACTGAAAACGGTTAAAGTAATGAGGGAAATTATGAACTGA
- a CDS encoding helix-turn-helix transcriptional regulator — protein MVINNHSNTDSNLRQLLDIKLLAQPFGGAEGQITLEQAKLIAEVYNRIDQCTCVLSDLKSRKSYIYYSALAARLGIEQRKLEIDSIWEDALLSRMHPKDVQAKYRLELQYFQLLSAVPVAERGNYEVITGLRARDEQGKFVKLKHRLLYISSADDGSVSLALCLYYLVYDHPGHGVPEGVIVNRKTGLVIGYDEEQFNRLLSPRELQVLQLIKAGLRSKEIADKLLLSINTVNRHRQNILKKLNVTNAMEACSVAVVTGLV, from the coding sequence ATGGTGATAAATAACCATAGCAATACTGATTCAAATCTTCGCCAGCTTCTGGATATAAAGTTGCTGGCTCAGCCATTTGGCGGTGCTGAAGGGCAGATTACGCTTGAACAGGCAAAGTTGATTGCCGAAGTATACAATAGGATAGACCAGTGTACCTGCGTGTTGAGCGATCTGAAATCCAGAAAGAGCTATATTTATTATAGTGCCCTCGCGGCACGTCTTGGGATTGAGCAGCGCAAGTTGGAAATCGATTCTATTTGGGAGGATGCATTGCTTTCGAGGATGCATCCAAAAGATGTACAGGCAAAATATCGGCTTGAACTGCAGTACTTTCAGCTCCTTAGTGCTGTTCCGGTGGCCGAGCGCGGTAACTATGAGGTAATTACTGGTCTGCGCGCCAGAGATGAGCAGGGGAAGTTTGTTAAGTTGAAGCACAGGTTGCTTTACATAAGCAGTGCAGACGATGGTTCGGTCTCTTTAGCACTCTGTTTGTATTATTTGGTATACGATCACCCGGGCCACGGCGTACCTGAGGGTGTTATTGTGAACAGGAAAACCGGGCTCGTGATTGGTTATGACGAAGAACAGTTTAACCGGCTTCTAAGCCCCAGGGAACTGCAGGTGCTGCAGCTGATTAAGGCTGGCCTGCGAAGCAAAGAAATTGCCGATAAGTTGTTGCTGAGTATCAACACGGTGAACCGGCATCGACAGAATATTCTTAAAAAGCTTAACGTAACGAATGCTATGGAGGCTTGCAGCGTGGCGGTGGTTACGGGGTTGGTTTAA
- a CDS encoding DUF1349 domain-containing protein, translating into MKKIFFALFLIAGLASAQAQSLNKMHWFNEPQKWEIKDNSLIMQVTPKTDYWRISHYGFTVDDAPFYYANYGGEFEAKVKLTGAYKARFDQMGLMIRIDEKHYIKTGVEFVDGKFNVSTVVTNVKSDWSVTTLEKVPPFIWIKVVRRLDAIEIFYSLDDKTYIMTRNAPLQDNSPVMVGLMAASPDGDGFEAKFENFTVKHLPDQRRLEWLKTH; encoded by the coding sequence ATGAAAAAAATCTTTTTTGCCCTATTTCTCATTGCGGGCCTTGCCAGTGCACAGGCTCAAAGTCTTAATAAGATGCATTGGTTTAACGAACCCCAAAAGTGGGAGATCAAAGACAACAGCCTCATCATGCAGGTAACGCCAAAGACCGATTACTGGCGCATTTCGCATTACGGATTTACGGTAGACGATGCACCCTTTTACTACGCCAATTATGGAGGCGAATTTGAAGCTAAGGTAAAACTGACCGGAGCATATAAGGCGCGCTTCGATCAGATGGGCCTGATGATACGCATAGACGAAAAACACTATATTAAAACCGGAGTAGAGTTCGTTGACGGCAAATTTAACGTGAGTACAGTGGTAACCAATGTAAAAAGTGACTGGAGCGTTACTACGCTCGAAAAAGTACCGCCATTCATCTGGATCAAAGTAGTACGCAGGCTGGACGCGATCGAAATCTTTTATTCACTTGACGACAAGACCTACATCATGACCCGGAACGCACCCCTGCAAGACAACAGCCCCGTAATGGTGGGCTTAATGGCCGCCAGCCCTGATGGTGATGGCTTCGAAGCCAAATTTGAAAACTTTACTGTAAAACATCTGCCAGATCAGCGCCGACTGGAATGGCTTAAAACTCATTAA
- a CDS encoding AraC family transcriptional regulator, with amino-acid sequence MDYQLNYINPEIKLSCYEGKLFKTEAAFDDHLLVWLISGETKIIQADETFVFGAGNTFLIPRHQLATIMNVPKDGLPHKAVAMHLSIERLRNFYIDKDIKVKPLAGKIISFHQHPLLQSCLASLIPYFDMQDNFPEDIASLKITEAISILRSIDKGIDDILANFEEPHKIELTGFMEKNFMFNMPLERFGYLTGRSLTTFKRDFSKAFNMTPQRWLTRKRLELAHYEFTEKRRRPVEVCYETGFENLSHFSYAFKKHYGYAPTELLNRL; translated from the coding sequence ATGGATTATCAGTTAAATTATATCAACCCGGAAATTAAACTTTCCTGCTACGAGGGGAAGTTGTTTAAAACGGAAGCGGCATTTGATGATCACTTGCTTGTGTGGTTAATTTCCGGTGAGACAAAGATTATACAGGCCGATGAAACATTTGTGTTCGGTGCGGGCAATACGTTTTTGATTCCCAGGCATCAGTTGGCGACGATCATGAATGTGCCAAAGGACGGCTTGCCGCATAAAGCAGTGGCCATGCATTTGTCGATCGAAAGGCTCAGAAACTTTTACATCGATAAAGACATAAAAGTCAAACCTCTGGCCGGGAAAATCATCAGCTTTCACCAGCATCCCTTGCTCCAGAGCTGCTTAGCCTCGTTGATACCCTATTTTGATATGCAGGATAATTTTCCGGAAGACATCGCATCGCTCAAGATTACCGAGGCAATCAGCATTCTGCGCAGCATTGACAAAGGAATCGATGATATCCTGGCGAATTTTGAAGAGCCGCATAAGATTGAGCTGACCGGCTTTATGGAAAAGAACTTTATGTTCAACATGCCGCTAGAGAGATTTGGATATCTGACGGGCCGAAGCCTTACGACCTTTAAGCGGGATTTCAGTAAAGCCTTTAACATGACGCCGCAACGCTGGCTAACCCGGAAACGACTCGAGTTAGCACATTACGAGTTTACCGAAAAACGCAGACGGCCCGTTGAAGTGTGTTATGAAACAGGTTTCGAAAATCTGTCGCATTTCTCGTATGCCTTCAAGAAGCATTATGGTTATGCGCCTACAGAGTTGTTGAATCGTTTGTGA
- a CDS encoding SDR family NAD(P)-dependent oxidoreductase, whose protein sequence is MEQNNYQGALQIPIGSGFNASSTTRDVINGIDLTGKIAIVTGGNTGIGLETTRTLAAAGATVIVPARDVEKARRNLAGLANVEIEVMDLMDPASIDAFAEKFIASARPLHLLINNAGIMWVPLRRDSRGVESQLATNYLAPFHLTARLWPALKKANGARVVNVSSGGHQFSDFNFEDPNFLQRDYETLLGYGQSKTAVNLFTMELDSRAKAFDVRAYSLCPGAVGETELAREAPVELFQKMGYSDADGNFLPEVAASLKTLAQGAATTVWCATSPQLSNIGGVYCEHVDVAALNADESVIGGVKPYSLDEVNAKRVWELGEQMTGVTFNIS, encoded by the coding sequence ATGGAACAGAACAACTATCAGGGAGCACTGCAGATACCAATCGGGTCGGGCTTCAACGCATCATCTACCACGCGTGACGTAATTAATGGAATAGATCTTACAGGTAAAATCGCTATTGTGACGGGCGGGAATACGGGTATAGGTTTAGAAACCACGAGAACGCTGGCAGCAGCGGGGGCAACGGTTATCGTTCCGGCGAGAGATGTTGAAAAGGCCAGGCGTAATCTTGCGGGGCTTGCCAATGTAGAAATTGAGGTTATGGACTTGATGGACCCTGCTTCGATTGATGCCTTTGCCGAAAAGTTTATTGCCTCGGCCAGGCCGCTTCATTTACTTATAAATAATGCCGGTATTATGTGGGTGCCGCTTCGTCGCGATAGTCGCGGCGTGGAATCTCAACTGGCTACCAACTACCTGGCACCCTTTCATCTGACTGCCAGGCTTTGGCCTGCGCTTAAAAAGGCGAATGGTGCAAGGGTAGTCAATGTTTCATCGGGCGGGCACCAGTTTTCGGACTTCAATTTCGAAGATCCTAACTTTTTGCAAAGAGATTATGAGACTTTGCTTGGCTACGGACAGTCAAAAACGGCGGTCAACCTCTTTACGATGGAACTGGATTCACGGGCAAAAGCTTTTGATGTTCGCGCTTATTCATTGTGCCCCGGGGCCGTGGGCGAGACGGAACTCGCCAGGGAAGCTCCGGTAGAGCTATTCCAAAAGATGGGTTACAGCGATGCGGACGGGAACTTCTTGCCCGAGGTTGCGGCTTCCCTGAAGACGCTGGCGCAGGGTGCGGCGACGACCGTTTGGTGTGCCACGAGTCCCCAACTAAGTAATATTGGTGGGGTATATTGCGAACATGTGGACGTGGCGGCTTTAAATGCAGACGAATCGGTGATAGGAGGGGTAAAGCCATATTCGCTGGATGAAGTGAACGCAAAACGTGTGTGGGAGTTGGGCGAACAAATGACCGGCGTGACATTCAACATCTCCTGA
- a CDS encoding lipocalin family protein, with protein sequence MKNRSKNALYLTLALGACAALYSACKVSIPKGAKAVKPFNAKAYLGKWYEIARLDFKYEKNLDNVTATYSEKDGGAIKVDNRGYDTVKNKWKESIGKAKPVGDPQEGRLKVSFFGPFYSGYNVIDIDSEYRYALVVGNNLNYLWILSRTPSIPESVKNNYLKQARDLGYRTEDLVWTRHD encoded by the coding sequence ATGAAAAACCGCAGCAAAAACGCGCTCTATTTAACGTTAGCCCTTGGCGCATGTGCAGCCCTGTACAGTGCATGTAAAGTGAGCATTCCAAAGGGTGCAAAAGCTGTAAAGCCTTTTAATGCTAAAGCCTACCTTGGCAAGTGGTATGAAATTGCAAGGCTCGACTTCAAATACGAGAAAAATCTGGACAATGTTACCGCTACGTATTCCGAAAAGGATGGCGGAGCGATTAAGGTAGACAACAGAGGATACGATACTGTTAAGAATAAATGGAAGGAAAGTATCGGAAAGGCTAAACCAGTTGGCGACCCGCAAGAGGGCCGACTCAAGGTATCTTTCTTTGGCCCCTTCTACTCCGGTTACAACGTGATAGACATAGACTCTGAATACCGTTATGCACTTGTGGTGGGTAATAACTTAAATTATCTTTGGATTCTATCCAGAACGCCCAGCATTCCGGAGTCTGTAAAAAATAACTATCTGAAGCAGGCGCGTGACCTGGGGTACCGCACTGAGGATCTGGTTTGGACCAGGCACGATTAA
- a CDS encoding ABC transporter ATP-binding protein, translating to MVKINDLNFGYTKKRPLFKNLNMKLSAGHIYGLLGKNGAGKSSLLKNMAGLVYADSGTLEVMGHNPARRQPSLLQQICFIPEEFHLPATKIDTYVKTNAPFYPDFDATYFHGLLSEFDIPTGQKLIHMSYGQKKKFIIAFGLATRARLIIMDEPTNGLDIPSKAQFRKVMAEALTEDRCIIISTHQVRDLDNLIDTVIILDEHEIALNASIDEITAKLCFKRVKELDNTVIYSEPSLSGHNAVTINYHNEDSKLDMELLFNTMLAAKSKLKTVFN from the coding sequence ATGGTAAAGATTAACGATCTGAATTTTGGGTATACGAAGAAGAGGCCCCTATTTAAAAACCTGAACATGAAACTCAGCGCAGGACACATATATGGCCTGCTTGGTAAGAACGGCGCTGGCAAATCAAGCTTGCTTAAAAACATGGCGGGCCTTGTATATGCCGATAGCGGTACGCTGGAAGTGATGGGCCATAATCCGGCGAGGCGACAGCCTTCGCTCCTGCAGCAAATCTGTTTCATCCCTGAAGAGTTTCATTTACCTGCCACTAAAATTGATACTTACGTAAAAACCAACGCTCCATTTTATCCGGATTTCGACGCGACCTATTTCCATGGGTTGCTGTCGGAGTTCGATATTCCGACCGGCCAAAAACTTATCCACATGAGTTATGGTCAGAAGAAAAAGTTCATCATAGCATTCGGACTTGCCACCCGGGCCCGACTCATTATTATGGATGAGCCTACGAACGGGTTGGACATTCCGTCTAAAGCGCAGTTCCGCAAGGTTATGGCCGAGGCGCTAACGGAAGATCGCTGCATCATTATCTCCACCCACCAGGTACGCGACTTGGACAACCTGATCGACACGGTGATCATTTTGGATGAACATGAGATTGCCCTCAATGCATCCATAGATGAAATCACTGCCAAACTCTGCTTTAAGCGTGTAAAAGAACTCGACAATACGGTCATATATTCTGAGCCCTCATTATCCGGGCACAACGCGGTAACCATCAACTATCATAACGAAGACAGCAAACTGGACATGGAGCTCTTGTTTAACACCATGCTTGCTGCAAAAAGTAAACTTAAAACGGTATTCAATTAG
- a CDS encoding GntR family transcriptional regulator, whose protein sequence is MEFRDNKAIYLQIADYVCEGILLQKWRAEEKIPSVREMAVELEVNPNTVMRTYELLQTKNIISNKRGIGFFVNEDAVANVKSFAKGQFVDEELPIFFRNIYLLDIGLDELKDRYNAFVAETFKQSEQ, encoded by the coding sequence ATGGAATTTAGAGATAACAAAGCAATATACCTTCAAATAGCAGACTATGTTTGCGAAGGTATTCTGTTGCAAAAGTGGAGGGCTGAGGAGAAAATTCCTTCGGTAAGAGAAATGGCCGTAGAGCTTGAAGTTAACCCAAATACGGTGATGCGCACCTATGAATTGCTGCAAACCAAAAATATCATTAGCAACAAACGAGGCATAGGCTTCTTTGTGAATGAAGACGCCGTTGCCAACGTTAAGAGCTTTGCAAAAGGGCAATTTGTAGACGAAGAACTGCCCATATTTTTCAGAAATATATATTTATTAGACATTGGTTTAGACGAACTAAAGGACAGATATAATGCCTTTGTCGCCGAAACCTTTAAACAATCAGAACAATGA
- a CDS encoding rhomboid family intramembrane serine protease, with protein sequence MATTLPNRSNSTSQEVYPLGDISPEAYRGLALHAAKELGWAIFDIDATGFKAYTNPYVAADNRLIQFSVNDDKASVRCENIRAHLAGFGGNRIFQFIEKMQAMRPDFTEEELKSIYERQEMLAVEAPPIAPEVTNRGFASFFLPREGYIITPLLVNISLLIFIIMRLSGVPFFAAGEEALIRWGANFGPDTLNGQPWRLITASFLSTGVLPLLVSMFALVYIGQILEPLLGSLRFTLAYLLGAIAAGLTSLWWNDAAATSGAFGAIFGLCGICLAVFSTELLPRGLRKSMFRNMCIFTLLCLFFLKQPSDYYVAVFGSLTYGVVFGYSTYRFLYI encoded by the coding sequence ATGGCAACGACACTTCCCAATCGGTCAAATTCCACTTCCCAGGAGGTATATCCGCTGGGCGATATCTCTCCCGAGGCATACCGGGGTCTGGCCCTGCATGCTGCAAAAGAACTGGGCTGGGCGATTTTTGATATAGATGCAACAGGCTTCAAGGCTTATACAAATCCTTATGTTGCTGCCGATAACCGCCTTATACAATTTTCGGTTAACGACGATAAGGCAAGTGTCCGATGCGAGAATATTCGTGCACATTTAGCCGGTTTTGGCGGTAATCGCATTTTTCAGTTCATAGAAAAGATGCAGGCCATGCGACCCGATTTTACTGAGGAAGAATTGAAGTCCATATACGAGCGCCAGGAGATGTTAGCAGTAGAAGCTCCGCCGATCGCGCCGGAGGTGACTAACAGAGGCTTTGCCTCGTTCTTCCTCCCGCGCGAGGGCTATATCATTACGCCGCTGCTGGTGAACATAAGCCTGCTCATCTTTATTATTATGCGTCTTTCCGGGGTGCCTTTCTTTGCGGCAGGCGAAGAGGCGCTGATAAGATGGGGTGCTAATTTTGGTCCGGACACCCTGAATGGGCAGCCGTGGCGTCTCATTACAGCATCTTTTCTAAGCACGGGTGTTCTTCCGCTCCTCGTAAGCATGTTTGCGCTGGTGTACATCGGACAAATATTAGAACCCCTCCTGGGTTCCTTGCGGTTCACACTCGCGTACCTCCTCGGGGCTATAGCTGCAGGTCTAACTTCCCTGTGGTGGAATGACGCCGCAGCAACCTCAGGAGCCTTTGGTGCCATTTTTGGGCTCTGCGGCATTTGCCTGGCAGTGTTCTCCACTGAGCTTTTACCTCGGGGGCTGCGGAAGAGCATGTTCAGAAATATGTGCATCTTTACGCTCCTCTGCCTGTTTTTTCTAAAGCAACCCAGCGATTACTACGTTGCTGTCTTTGGAAGCCTGACCTATGGTGTCGTTTTTGGCTACAGTACCTATCGCTTCTTATACATCTGA
- a CDS encoding ferritin-like domain-containing protein: MESNNQVISDLKGLINILNDGKEGYDSASTTTESIELQGLFLTYSAQRAAFADDLKTHLRAHGGDSENESGGVLGALHRTWIDIKQALSSKEDIAILSAIETGEKAALEKFDKVLEDPALHVDHLELLQRQRTGIREALTEIETYRRRLEELNG, from the coding sequence ATGGAGAGCAACAATCAAGTAATCAGCGACCTGAAGGGTTTAATTAATATCCTGAACGATGGAAAGGAGGGCTATGACTCGGCCAGCACGACGACTGAAAGCATAGAGTTACAAGGGTTATTTCTAACCTACTCGGCCCAGCGTGCTGCGTTCGCGGACGACCTGAAGACACACTTGCGTGCACATGGCGGCGACTCTGAAAATGAAAGCGGCGGCGTACTGGGTGCACTTCACCGCACCTGGATCGACATTAAGCAGGCTTTAAGCAGTAAAGAAGACATCGCTATATTATCGGCCATTGAAACCGGCGAAAAGGCGGCACTTGAAAAGTTCGACAAAGTATTAGAGGATCCGGCGCTTCACGTTGATCATCTCGAACTGCTGCAGCGTCAGCGCACCGGCATCCGCGAGGCGCTTACGGAGATTGAGACCTACCGCCGTCGCCTCGAAGAGCTGAATGGTTGA